A genomic window from Bacteroidota bacterium includes:
- a CDS encoding tetratricopeptide repeat protein, which yields MKKTLYCIAVILIGLFTSTVAISQTGNTLVAKPISKNIILVQTERGMDTQLAINSDKGIVVFGTHWGPAIEKEYRAVIEREFGNSNFKYVVNPKSRIISCGGNVLYKDALIVADDEVYNEMVLNKTKLNDEIQREVNLFNEKAERSRNILKQGNLSVDDQAMHSHWMNYCQRIADDLKAGYDLVLPSFVFENRFTMNLGNMILHMENFAGAGTIINIPEEKFLMFNGMFDPLHIIGPPRGKKLEIDQWISILEKYLSECSNYEQVVLGYKGIWPLKKIEDRKNFMIHLWNEIKKATDEGLDFEQVEERLSIDSEFSYIKNWDLYRETGDAWVREDFEKILFAFWVHLHPVISTHIDNFIKDNGPEKGLEELKDILKNRRKDYYISQSALNTLGYRLLNKEMNDPAIEVFTINVDLYPASADVYDSLGEAYMKSGQKDLAIKNYQKSLELNPQNSNALEKLRVLK from the coding sequence ATGAAAAAAACATTGTATTGTATCGCAGTTATATTAATCGGGCTATTTACCTCCACTGTTGCTATTTCGCAAACAGGAAATACACTAGTAGCAAAACCTATTTCAAAAAATATAATTCTTGTCCAAACCGAACGAGGAATGGATACCCAGCTTGCAATTAATTCCGATAAGGGTATTGTCGTATTCGGAACGCATTGGGGGCCTGCAATTGAAAAGGAATATAGGGCTGTAATTGAGAGGGAATTTGGAAATTCCAATTTCAAATATGTTGTAAATCCTAAGTCACGGATAATATCATGCGGTGGAAATGTTTTATACAAAGATGCCTTGATTGTTGCAGACGATGAAGTTTATAATGAGATGGTCTTAAACAAAACTAAACTCAATGATGAGATTCAGCGAGAAGTAAATCTTTTTAATGAAAAAGCTGAAAGATCAAGAAATATTCTTAAACAAGGAAATCTTAGCGTTGATGACCAGGCCATGCATTCCCACTGGATGAATTACTGTCAGCGAATTGCCGATGATCTAAAAGCAGGGTATGATTTGGTATTACCTTCCTTTGTTTTTGAAAACAGGTTTACTATGAATCTGGGTAATATGATTCTGCACATGGAGAATTTTGCCGGAGCCGGAACGATTATTAATATCCCTGAAGAAAAATTCCTAATGTTCAATGGGATGTTTGATCCGCTTCATATTATAGGTCCACCACGGGGAAAAAAGCTGGAAATAGACCAATGGATTTCTATCCTGGAAAAATACCTTTCCGAATGCAGCAATTACGAACAGGTTGTTTTGGGTTACAAGGGCATTTGGCCATTAAAAAAAATTGAAGACAGGAAGAATTTCATGATACACCTCTGGAACGAAATTAAAAAAGCAACGGATGAAGGACTGGATTTCGAACAGGTAGAAGAAAGGCTTTCCATCGATTCTGAATTTAGCTACATTAAAAATTGGGACTTATATAGAGAAACCGGCGATGCATGGGTAAGGGAGGACTTCGAAAAGATACTGTTTGCATTCTGGGTGCATCTGCATCCGGTAATTAGCACTCATATTGATAATTTCATCAAAGATAATGGACCGGAAAAAGGGTTAGAGGAATTAAAAGATATTCTAAAAAACAGAAGGAAGGATTATTATATAAGCCAGTCTGCCTTAAACACTCTTGGTTATCGCCTTTTAAACAAAGAAATGAATGATCCCGCCATTGAAGTATTCACCATAAATGTTGATTTATATCCCGCCTCTGCCGATGTTTACGATAGCCTTGGAGAAGCCTATATGAAAAGCGGGCAAAAAGATCTTGCTATAAAGAACTACCAGAAATCCTTAGAACTGAACCCTCAAAATTCCAATGCTCTGGAGAAGCTAAGAGTTTTAAAATGA
- a CDS encoding tetratricopeptide repeat protein, with translation MKKVSLVTFSLCLLVAVVYSQNTEVSMNRLTKQQWAEDLDFVVDKLNEVHPGLYRRISPDSLSIIIRNAKLEIENSSSDVECYFAIREIIAALQDGHTNLSIRGKIDFIKGKVPIQFDYFNDGYHVIGVEKGNKELLGLKLIAINGVPVENIIHRFLEVSSGDNRIGRLGKLRSYLTYPLMLQGAGVQITDDEINYKFITKDGNQFSKTIACSDYNPADLYSVQDLLGSETPLHLKNQQKNYWFEYIKSNKAMYVQINRIENQSTKDLFSKFSYEFFDYIDKHSDEVENVIIDLRYNAGGQGRLAISFAKEIIKRGNIDTRGKLFVILGQKTFSAAIVLATSLLEYTDAIFVGSQSACPANLFSDSQNVGNLPNSEFGLSVASRQIDNAWISNREYFKIDIPAITNGFDYFSGQDPALNAIQNKGAIPLEDIAALKGADSAYIEYKVLVQKYSDILWWSSSVNLESNLNAKADKLVKEGKIDQAEQVMVLNTMIYPSSGSVWYMIAQIYYLNGKKDQCIKALEKSLELNPNNQNAIDALNQLKK, from the coding sequence ATGAAAAAAGTATCTTTGGTAACTTTTAGCCTATGCCTACTCGTTGCAGTTGTATATAGTCAGAATACAGAGGTTAGTATGAATCGCTTAACCAAGCAACAATGGGCCGAGGATCTCGATTTTGTTGTTGACAAACTAAACGAGGTGCACCCTGGATTGTACAGAAGAATTTCGCCTGATTCATTATCCATCATAATTAGGAATGCAAAACTTGAAATTGAGAATTCCAGTTCGGATGTTGAATGTTACTTTGCCATAAGGGAAATTATAGCCGCATTACAGGATGGACACACCAACCTATCCATAAGGGGGAAAATTGATTTTATTAAGGGAAAAGTCCCCATTCAATTTGATTATTTTAATGATGGGTATCATGTGATAGGTGTTGAGAAAGGCAACAAGGAATTACTCGGATTAAAATTAATTGCTATAAATGGAGTCCCTGTTGAAAATATTATCCACCGTTTTTTAGAGGTATCCTCGGGCGATAACCGAATCGGAAGGCTTGGGAAGTTAAGATCTTATTTGACCTACCCCTTGATGCTTCAAGGTGCAGGTGTACAAATTACTGACGATGAAATTAACTACAAATTTATCACAAAAGATGGCAATCAGTTTAGTAAGACCATTGCTTGTAGCGATTATAATCCTGCCGATTTATATTCAGTTCAGGATTTATTGGGATCAGAAACTCCTTTGCACCTGAAAAATCAGCAAAAGAACTATTGGTTCGAGTACATAAAAAGCAATAAAGCAATGTATGTACAAATAAACAGAATTGAAAATCAAAGCACAAAAGATTTGTTTAGTAAATTCTCATATGAATTCTTTGATTATATTGATAAACATTCCGATGAGGTTGAAAACGTAATAATTGATCTAAGGTATAATGCCGGGGGTCAAGGAAGATTAGCAATCTCCTTTGCAAAAGAGATCATTAAACGAGGGAATATTGACACCAGAGGAAAATTGTTTGTTATATTAGGTCAAAAAACCTTTAGCGCTGCAATTGTTTTGGCAACAAGTCTCCTGGAGTACACAGATGCTATTTTTGTGGGTTCACAGAGTGCATGTCCTGCCAATTTATTCAGTGACAGCCAAAATGTTGGAAACCTTCCCAATAGTGAATTTGGTTTATCAGTTGCCTCCCGACAAATAGATAACGCGTGGATATCAAACCGCGAATATTTTAAAATTGATATTCCCGCAATAACTAATGGATTCGATTATTTTTCCGGGCAGGATCCTGCATTAAATGCTATACAAAATAAGGGAGCGATACCCCTTGAAGATATTGCTGCATTAAAGGGTGCTGATAGTGCATATATTGAGTATAAAGTTCTGGTTCAGAAGTACTCAGACATACTTTGGTGGTCCTCATCGGTCAATTTGGAGTCAAATCTTAATGCAAAAGCCGATAAATTGGTAAAAGAAGGAAAAATAGATCAGGCCGAACAAGTAATGGTGCTTAATACTATGATATACCCGTCTTCGGGGAGCGTTTGGTATATGATTGCCCAAATTTATTACTTAAACGGGAAGAAGGATCAGTGCATTAAGGCGCTCGAAAAATCATTGGAGCTAAATCCGAATAATCAGAATGCAATTGATGCTTTAAATCAACTAAAAAAGTGA